In a single window of the Dinghuibacter silviterrae genome:
- a CDS encoding sensor histidine kinase, with product MIFRRYEWSILLRVGFLFGTLILLSFVILKGQSVYEVILSIAVLWQLGGFYRFNKKIQTEVEQFVEAVQYRDFSRHFDVRHAPAELQPLRKGFNELNHAFKVISNEKETQYQYLQKILELVNTGILSYEISSGEVVWMNEALRNLLQVPYLKTIHALSKRDWSLYHEIMSLPLGENVIATAHTGLQTYKLLLSATAFQTEGRKYKLIAFQNVNEALDETESKAWQKLLSVMTHEIMNSVAPISSLADTLGTRLQRIVPSLPKDTPMEDLAVGIETIKKRSEGLLKFAETYRNLNKITTLNIKKVYVRDVFENLHHLMAPNLDQKQIELDVILKDPSLILEADTSLVEQVLINLIVNAVEAVRDQEQPKITLSGLQNVSKKTLLKVTDNGAGMPEEVMDKIFIPFFSTKRNGSGIGLSLAKQIMMLHKGNIQVQSIVGEGTTFTLQF from the coding sequence ATGATATTTAGAAGATATGAATGGAGCATCCTGCTCCGCGTGGGTTTCCTTTTCGGCACCCTCATCCTGCTCTCGTTTGTCATCCTCAAAGGCCAGTCCGTCTACGAGGTCATCCTCTCCATCGCCGTCCTTTGGCAACTCGGCGGTTTTTACCGCTTCAACAAAAAGATACAAACCGAGGTCGAGCAATTCGTCGAGGCCGTCCAATACCGCGACTTTTCCCGCCACTTCGACGTCCGTCACGCCCCCGCCGAGCTCCAGCCCCTCCGCAAAGGCTTTAACGAGCTCAACCACGCCTTCAAGGTCATCAGCAACGAAAAAGAAACCCAATACCAATACCTGCAAAAGATCCTGGAGCTCGTCAACACCGGTATCCTTTCCTACGAGATCTCTTCGGGTGAGGTCGTCTGGATGAACGAGGCCCTCCGCAATTTGTTGCAGGTCCCTTATTTAAAGACGATCCACGCGTTGTCCAAACGCGACTGGAGCCTCTACCACGAGATCATGTCCCTCCCCCTCGGCGAAAACGTCATTGCGACCGCCCACACCGGTCTCCAAACCTATAAGTTACTGCTCAGCGCCACCGCCTTCCAGACCGAAGGCCGCAAATACAAACTCATCGCCTTCCAAAACGTCAACGAAGCCCTCGACGAAACCGAGTCCAAGGCCTGGCAAAAGCTCCTCAGCGTCATGACCCACGAGATCATGAACTCCGTGGCGCCCATCTCTTCCCTCGCCGACACCCTCGGTACGCGTCTTCAGCGCATTGTCCCCTCGCTACCCAAAGACACCCCCATGGAAGACCTCGCCGTCGGCATCGAAACCATCAAAAAACGCAGCGAAGGGTTGTTGAAGTTTGCCGAGACCTACCGGAATTTAAACAAGATCACCACCCTCAACATCAAAAAGGTCTACGTCCGCGACGTCTTTGAAAACCTCCACCACCTCATGGCGCCCAACCTCGACCAAAAACAAATCGAGCTCGACGTCATCCTCAAAGACCCCAGCCTCATCCTCGAAGCCGACACCAGCCTCGTCGAACAGGTCCTCATCAACCTCATCGTCAACGCCGTCGAGGCGGTCCGCGACCAGGAACAACCCAAGATTACCCTCAGCGGGTTGCAAAATGTTTCCAAGAAAACGTTGCTAAAGGTCACCGATAACGGGGCCGGGATGCCGGAGGAGGTGATGGATAAGATCTTTATTCCCTTCTTTTCTACCAAGCGGAATGGGTCGGGGATCGGGCTCTCCCTGGCGAAGCAGATTATGATGTTGCATAAGGGGAATATACAGGTGCAATCTATTGTTGGGGAGGGGACGACGTTTACGTTGCAGTTTTAA
- a CDS encoding sigma-54-dependent transcriptional regulator: MKLKKANILAIDDDQDVLTAVRLLLKPEVKEMVTEKNPENIPSILSKFSPDLILLDMNFNASINTGNEGIFWLKRIKEIKPEVAVIMITAYGDIDLAVRSLKEGASDFVVKPWHNEKLVDTIEDALGGTSKDKTASGRSESMIIGTELLGVSDAMQDIFFKIEKIAPTDANILILGENGTGKDLVARAIHERSLRAAKPFVKVDVGALTETLFESELFGHKKGAYTDAKEDRVGRFESADGGTLFLDEIGNISLSQQAKLLTVLQNRMVTRLGSNTPVPINIRLLCATNLPFAELANEHRFRKDLIYRINTVEITIPPLRKRAPDILMLARHFAKVYAEKYLKPAIEFDEEALLKLQRYHFPGNVRELQYTIERAIIMSDRTVLNARDLIFSPIESVPIEEAEEKTVLNLSSIEKTTILQVIEKHNGNITKAAKELGLTRTALYRRLSKYDI; this comes from the coding sequence ATGAAGTTAAAAAAGGCAAACATCCTGGCGATCGACGACGACCAAGACGTACTCACCGCGGTACGCCTCCTGCTCAAACCCGAAGTGAAGGAAATGGTGACGGAGAAAAATCCGGAAAATATTCCTTCGATCCTGTCCAAGTTTTCCCCCGACCTCATCTTGCTGGACATGAACTTCAACGCGTCCATCAACACGGGCAACGAGGGCATTTTCTGGCTGAAGCGCATCAAGGAGATCAAACCGGAGGTCGCCGTCATTATGATCACTGCTTATGGTGACATAGACCTCGCCGTCCGGTCCCTGAAAGAAGGCGCCTCCGACTTCGTCGTTAAACCCTGGCACAACGAAAAACTGGTTGATACCATAGAAGACGCCCTGGGAGGGACCTCCAAGGATAAAACCGCCTCCGGCCGTTCGGAGAGCATGATCATCGGAACCGAGCTCCTCGGCGTGTCCGATGCCATGCAGGATATTTTCTTTAAGATCGAAAAGATCGCCCCCACCGATGCCAACATCCTCATCCTCGGTGAAAACGGAACCGGCAAGGACCTCGTGGCCAGGGCCATCCACGAACGTTCCCTCCGCGCCGCCAAACCCTTTGTAAAGGTCGACGTGGGCGCGCTCACCGAAACCCTTTTCGAAAGCGAACTGTTTGGTCACAAAAAGGGCGCCTATACCGACGCCAAGGAAGACCGGGTGGGCCGCTTCGAGTCCGCCGACGGCGGGACCCTTTTCCTTGATGAAATCGGCAACATCAGCCTTTCCCAGCAGGCCAAGCTCCTCACCGTCCTTCAAAACCGCATGGTGACCCGGCTCGGTTCCAATACCCCCGTGCCCATCAACATCCGGTTGTTGTGCGCTACCAACCTTCCTTTTGCGGAGCTCGCCAACGAGCACCGTTTCCGGAAGGACCTCATCTACCGGATCAATACCGTCGAAATCACCATTCCTCCCCTGCGCAAACGGGCGCCCGACATCCTCATGCTCGCCCGGCACTTTGCAAAGGTGTATGCCGAAAAATATTTGAAGCCCGCCATCGAATTCGACGAAGAAGCGCTGTTGAAACTCCAGCGGTACCACTTCCCCGGCAATGTCCGCGAACTCCAATACACCATCGAGCGCGCGATCATCATGAGCGACCGGACCGTCTTGAATGCCCGGGACCTTATTTTTTCCCCCATCGAATCCGTGCCCATCGAAGAAGCCGAGGAAAAGACGGTATTGAACCTGAGCTCCATCGAAAAGACCACCATCCTGCAGGTCATTGAAAAACACAACGGCAACATCACCAAGGCGGCCAAAGAACTGGGCCTGACCCGCACCGCCTTATATAGGAGACTGAGTAAATATGATATTTAG
- a CDS encoding efflux RND transporter periplasmic adaptor subunit, with translation MDRVIKKKKWNSKRILTILGITALVALIVGSFLMASGKTKLNVDAERITISEVTKGPFQMFIPVNGVVMPIETIYIPAEDGGKVEERYVDDGSMMKKGDPILRLSNPDVELNLANQETQVFNTLTQMNIQKTQADVNTVAKKNELADVTNAYNEALRAYTVDKKLFAQHAIGSQEMTTAENTYHYNLKKKELAEQILIQDSISNKEQFLQAEQYYQKMQGTLQMMRQKVADLVVRAPVDGQLTSLDADLGMNKNKGDQLGQIDVLTSYKVRVDVDEHYISQVFNGLRGFFEFADSTYNLEIRKVFTAVKTGGTFQVDMYFLGHIPKGIRRGQTLQIHLNLSDTSQAILIPKGGFYQQTGGNWIFKLSSDGKTAYRQDIQLNRQSPDYYEVVSGVKPGDKVVTSSYDNYEHIQELVINR, from the coding sequence ATGGACAGAGTCATCAAAAAAAAGAAATGGAATTCGAAGCGCATCCTCACCATCCTGGGGATAACGGCCCTCGTCGCATTGATCGTGGGCAGCTTCCTTATGGCGAGCGGTAAAACCAAATTGAACGTGGACGCGGAGCGGATTACGATCAGCGAAGTGACCAAGGGACCGTTCCAGATGTTTATCCCCGTCAACGGCGTGGTGATGCCGATCGAAACCATCTATATCCCTGCCGAGGATGGGGGCAAGGTAGAAGAACGGTATGTGGATGACGGATCCATGATGAAAAAGGGCGATCCCATCCTCCGGTTGAGCAACCCGGACGTGGAGTTGAACCTGGCCAACCAGGAAACCCAGGTGTTCAACACCCTTACCCAGATGAACATCCAAAAGACCCAGGCGGACGTCAATACGGTGGCCAAAAAGAACGAGCTGGCGGACGTCACTAACGCCTATAACGAGGCCCTGCGCGCGTACACGGTGGACAAAAAGCTGTTTGCCCAGCACGCCATCGGGTCCCAGGAAATGACAACGGCAGAGAATACCTATCACTATAATTTGAAGAAAAAAGAGCTGGCGGAACAAATCCTGATTCAGGACTCCATTTCGAATAAAGAACAGTTCCTGCAGGCAGAACAATACTATCAGAAGATGCAGGGCACCCTGCAGATGATGCGGCAAAAGGTCGCCGACCTGGTGGTCCGCGCCCCGGTCGACGGACAGCTGACTTCCCTGGATGCGGACCTCGGCATGAACAAAAATAAGGGCGACCAGCTCGGGCAAATCGACGTCCTGACAAGCTATAAGGTACGGGTGGACGTAGACGAGCACTATATATCGCAGGTGTTTAACGGGCTGAGGGGCTTTTTCGAATTCGCCGATTCTACGTATAACCTGGAAATCCGCAAGGTGTTTACCGCGGTCAAAACCGGGGGGACGTTCCAGGTGGATATGTATTTCCTGGGCCATATCCCCAAGGGGATCCGCAGGGGGCAAACGCTCCAGATCCACCTGAACCTGAGCGATACGAGCCAGGCCATCCTGATCCCCAAAGGCGGGTTTTACCAGCAGACGGGAGGAAACTGGATCTTCAAGCTAAGCTCCGACGGCAAAACCGCTTACCGCCAGGACATCCAGCTGAACCGCCAAAGCCCCGACTACTATGAGGTGGTCTCCGGTGTCAAACCCGGCGACAAGGTGGTCACCAGCAGCTATGACAATTACGAACACATACAAGAACTCGTTATTAACCGGTAA
- a CDS encoding ABC transporter ATP-binding protein: MIKITGLEKMYRTEEVETVALNKLTMEVKEGEFVAVMGPSGCGKSTLLNILGMLDDPDGGSFVFNGIEVAHYNERRRADLRKHNIGFVFQSFNLIDELTVFENVELPLIYTGVKAAERKKRVEEVLTKVQIMHRRNHFPQQLSGGQQQRVAVARAVVNHPKLILADEPTGNLDSSNGNEVMQLLTELNEQGTTIVMVTHSEHDARYSHRIIRMLDGQTVTENILV; this comes from the coding sequence ATGATCAAAATCACAGGGCTTGAGAAGATGTACCGCACCGAAGAAGTGGAAACGGTAGCGCTCAACAAACTGACAATGGAAGTAAAGGAAGGGGAGTTTGTGGCGGTGATGGGGCCTTCGGGCTGCGGTAAATCCACTTTACTCAATATCCTGGGTATGCTCGACGACCCCGATGGCGGGAGCTTCGTGTTCAACGGGATCGAAGTCGCGCACTATAACGAACGCAGACGCGCCGACCTCCGCAAGCACAACATCGGCTTCGTGTTCCAGAGCTTTAACCTGATCGACGAGCTGACGGTTTTTGAAAACGTAGAGCTGCCGTTGATCTATACCGGTGTCAAGGCCGCCGAACGGAAAAAAAGGGTCGAAGAAGTGCTGACCAAGGTGCAGATCATGCACCGGCGGAACCACTTCCCCCAGCAGCTCTCCGGTGGTCAGCAACAGCGCGTGGCCGTGGCCCGCGCGGTGGTCAACCACCCCAAGCTGATCCTGGCGGACGAACCGACGGGTAACCTGGACTCTTCCAACGGGAACGAGGTCATGCAGCTCCTCACAGAGCTCAACGAACAAGGCACGACCATCGTGATGGTGACGCACAGCGAACATGATGCCCGGTACAGCCACCGGATCATCCGGATGCTGGACGGCCAGACGGTGACGGAAAACATTCTTGTATAA
- a CDS encoding DUF4097 family beta strand repeat-containing protein — MKTIILALGLLVSATLSAQDKPYLTKSFAGSAISEVEVETSGGGIQMVGTDPSQSRVEVYIRGNNGRELSNAAIAERLDKYYIVKITLENGKLTATCKQKEHDRWNSDHLNIGFHVYAPTSASTHLNTSGGGIKISHLKGGAQMFNTSGGGLEVSDITGKIDGSTSGGGIHVDHCSNSIRLTTSGGGIHADHLDGSIYLETSGGGLELTNLSGTIEAGTSGGGVHGHNITGDLKTSTSGGSIDLDNLACTLDGSTSGGGVHVTMTGLGKYVKLSTSAGSISLSIPSGKGLNLDLDGNRVEAEGLGGINGSISKDHISGTVNGGGIPVHLDANSGHVLLTAK; from the coding sequence ATGAAGACAATCATCCTGGCCCTCGGCCTACTGGTCAGCGCCACCCTCAGCGCCCAAGACAAACCTTATCTGACCAAGTCCTTTGCGGGCTCGGCGATTTCGGAGGTGGAGGTGGAAACCTCCGGCGGCGGTATCCAGATGGTGGGCACGGACCCCTCCCAGTCCAGGGTGGAGGTGTATATCCGTGGCAACAACGGCCGGGAATTGTCCAATGCAGCAATAGCCGAAAGACTGGACAAATATTATATCGTCAAGATCACGCTGGAGAACGGCAAGCTGACGGCTACCTGCAAGCAAAAAGAACATGATCGCTGGAACAGCGACCACCTGAACATCGGCTTCCATGTCTACGCACCCACCAGTGCGTCCACCCACCTCAACACCAGCGGGGGCGGGATCAAGATCAGCCACCTGAAGGGAGGGGCGCAGATGTTCAACACTTCGGGGGGCGGCCTGGAAGTCAGTGATATCACCGGCAAGATCGACGGATCTACCTCCGGGGGCGGCATCCATGTCGACCATTGTTCGAATAGTATACGCCTGACCACCAGCGGAGGCGGTATCCACGCCGACCACCTGGACGGAAGCATCTACCTGGAAACCTCCGGTGGCGGCCTGGAGCTCACAAACCTGTCCGGTACCATCGAAGCCGGTACCAGCGGCGGCGGCGTCCATGGACACAATATCACCGGCGACCTGAAGACCAGTACCTCCGGCGGTTCGATCGACCTGGACAACCTCGCCTGCACGCTGGACGGTTCCACGAGCGGGGGTGGGGTACACGTCACCATGACGGGCCTCGGGAAATACGTCAAGCTGAGCACCTCGGCGGGTAGCATTTCCCTGAGCATCCCCTCCGGCAAGGGCCTGAACCTGGACCTGGACGGCAACCGGGTAGAGGCTGAAGGACTCGGCGGCATCAACGGATCGATATCGAAAGATCATATCAGCGGCACAGTAAACGGCGGTGGGATACCCGTCCACCTGGATGCGAACAGCGGCCACGTGTTGCTGACCGCAAAATAA
- a CDS encoding ABC transporter permease, producing MLVVNYLKVAWRNLMKSKAFSFINVFGLSVGLACCMLITLYILHETGYDRYHKNIDRLYQVGTTFITEGVEHRQGSSPSPLAPLMKTVFSQVEATARLKPLFEDKTLLQYRTASGDLQSLFEEKGGLADSNFFQLFTYNFIEGNPNTAMDDPYGMVISEEIAQKMFGSAPALGKTIHISSNTNGDHDYAVTGVFRPAGQPSHIDMRFFLSMYGGYYGAFLKRTTNLANNNQFYTYILLKPGADAGAIERQFPAFVDTYEGKDLKEAGFTKKQFLLPVRDIHLYAHTEDGYDITQGGSAPSLYILGCIAVFTLLIACVNFMNLATARSAKRSSEVGVRKALGAHRSALVYQFLGEALLMALIAFGFALLLTYAAFPGFGYLAGKDIHIDAPRLWALGGAFFILALITGLISGSYPAFYLSSFQPVRIMKGRSSGTLAAASLRKGLVVFQFIISVMLIVASVVINRQMRFVREADLGFAKDRQLVVPLRSTDAQKLFTTFKTMLAADPRILSTSGSSAYPGIDNPNDQVLYAEGKTVNDAYDVKLNYTDFDFLQTLGVQPVAGRLFSNRFPTDSVDGIVINQRAVKEMGYTLANAVGHKVYSSFQGHTQAYRIVGVVKDFHFADLHVLIDAYGVMVNSVFNNFNYLIVHMSPGDPAPVIASIQQTWKRLNPGEPFEYTFLDQQFQKNYDADTRLADIVAYFTAIAIGISCLGLLGLAAFSAEQRTKEIGIRKVLGASPAGIVVMLSGDFMKLVILSIAVASPLAWLAMRRWLQDFAYKTTIDWTVFALTALAAIVIALVTISTQAVRAATTSPVKSLRSE from the coding sequence ATGCTTGTAGTAAACTACCTGAAGGTTGCCTGGCGCAACCTCATGAAGAGCAAGGCGTTTTCCTTCATCAACGTCTTTGGGTTGTCGGTGGGCCTCGCCTGCTGCATGCTGATCACGCTGTACATCTTACACGAGACCGGCTACGACCGTTATCATAAAAATATTGACCGCCTCTACCAGGTAGGGACTACCTTTATCACGGAAGGCGTCGAGCACCGGCAGGGTTCTTCACCCTCGCCGCTGGCACCGCTGATGAAGACCGTGTTCTCCCAGGTGGAGGCCACTGCCCGGCTGAAGCCCTTGTTCGAAGACAAGACGTTGTTACAGTACCGCACCGCGAGCGGCGATCTTCAATCCCTGTTTGAAGAGAAGGGTGGGCTGGCCGATTCCAATTTCTTCCAGTTATTCACCTACAACTTTATAGAGGGGAACCCGAATACCGCGATGGATGACCCTTACGGGATGGTCATTTCGGAAGAGATCGCGCAGAAAATGTTCGGGAGCGCCCCCGCCCTTGGGAAAACCATCCACATCAGCAGCAATACCAACGGGGACCACGACTATGCCGTAACGGGCGTCTTCCGCCCGGCCGGCCAGCCGTCGCACATCGATATGCGTTTTTTCCTGTCCATGTATGGGGGCTATTACGGGGCTTTTCTCAAAAGGACCACGAACCTCGCGAACAACAACCAGTTCTATACCTACATATTGTTAAAACCCGGGGCCGACGCAGGCGCCATCGAACGGCAGTTCCCGGCCTTTGTGGATACGTATGAGGGGAAGGACCTGAAGGAAGCCGGATTTACCAAAAAGCAATTCCTGTTGCCCGTACGGGATATCCACCTGTATGCGCACACCGAAGACGGATATGACATTACGCAGGGGGGCAGCGCCCCGTCCCTGTATATTTTAGGGTGCATTGCCGTATTCACCCTCCTGATCGCCTGTGTCAACTTTATGAACCTGGCCACAGCCCGGTCCGCGAAGCGGTCCTCGGAGGTGGGGGTACGCAAGGCACTGGGCGCGCACCGCAGCGCCCTGGTGTACCAGTTCTTAGGGGAGGCGTTGTTGATGGCACTTATTGCCTTTGGGTTCGCCCTGCTCCTGACGTATGCAGCCTTCCCCGGGTTCGGGTACCTGGCGGGGAAGGACATCCATATCGACGCCCCCCGGCTTTGGGCCCTGGGCGGGGCATTTTTCATCCTGGCGCTGATCACGGGGCTGATCTCCGGCAGCTATCCCGCTTTCTACCTGTCTTCCTTCCAGCCGGTGCGGATCATGAAAGGGCGGTCATCGGGCACGCTGGCCGCCGCCTCGCTGCGAAAAGGGCTGGTGGTTTTCCAGTTTATCATCTCGGTCATGCTCATCGTGGCCTCCGTGGTGATCAACCGCCAAATGCGCTTTGTACGGGAGGCCGACCTGGGGTTTGCCAAGGACCGGCAATTAGTGGTTCCCTTGCGGAGTACCGACGCCCAAAAATTGTTTACGACGTTCAAGACGATGCTGGCCGCCGACCCGCGTATCCTCTCTACGTCCGGGAGTTCCGCCTATCCCGGGATCGACAACCCGAATGACCAGGTCCTGTACGCCGAGGGCAAAACGGTCAACGACGCCTACGACGTGAAACTGAACTATACCGACTTCGATTTCCTGCAAACGCTCGGTGTGCAGCCAGTCGCCGGGCGGCTTTTTTCCAACCGATTCCCTACGGACAGCGTGGACGGGATCGTGATCAACCAGCGGGCAGTGAAGGAGATGGGCTATACGCTAGCGAATGCGGTGGGACATAAGGTATACAGTTCTTTCCAGGGCCATACACAAGCCTACAGAATCGTAGGCGTGGTAAAGGACTTCCATTTTGCGGACCTGCACGTCCTCATAGACGCGTATGGTGTGATGGTGAACAGCGTGTTCAACAACTTCAATTACCTGATCGTGCATATGTCCCCCGGTGACCCGGCGCCGGTGATCGCTTCCATACAACAGACATGGAAGCGGCTCAACCCGGGGGAACCCTTCGAATATACTTTCCTGGACCAGCAATTTCAAAAGAACTATGACGCCGATACGCGGCTGGCTGACATCGTGGCCTACTTTACCGCTATTGCCATCGGCATTTCCTGTTTGGGCCTGCTGGGCCTGGCCGCCTTCAGCGCCGAGCAAAGGACGAAGGAAATCGGCATCCGGAAAGTCCTGGGGGCAAGCCCGGCGGGGATTGTGGTGATGTTGTCGGGCGACTTCATGAAGCTGGTGATCCTGTCTATCGCGGTGGCGTCACCGCTCGCCTGGCTGGCCATGCGGCGCTGGCTTCAGGACTTCGCCTACAAAACGACGATCGACTGGACGGTTTTTGCGCTGACGGCGCTGGCGGCCATCGTCATCGCGCTCGTGACCATCAGTACCCAGGCCGTCCGGGCGGCCACCACCAGTCCCGTAAAAAGTCTAAGATCAGAATAG
- a CDS encoding ABC transporter permease: MIKNYLLVAFRNLWRHRAFSLINILGLTVGLTAFFLIFLYVRFELSYDSFNTKADRIYRVVADIKTPTETLNSGGPAWAVGAFIKKEFPDEVEAAVRTDENSFLFRRGDVKYQEEHSLLADSDFFKVFDFKLIHGDPATCLREPMSVVLTESAAKKYFGSENPMGKTLIMTSDNFNTQVTGVMKDMPENSQIKADVIVSMTTRTSRARRLDSAWGNYGNRTFILLKPGINYKSFQNRLPAFLDKYDGGEMKSSQMFPTLFLEPLRWVYLYSTRDDSKTGHITNVYTFTIVALFILLIACFNFVNLTTARAAERAREVGIRKVVGAVKTQLSRQFIGESVVLCLIAFILALALTSALLPSFNNLSGKVISHTIFTHPQYILVLLAVALGVGILAGIYPALVLSSFKPVETLKGRFSTGTHGVFLRRGLVVVQFTISIGLIIGTIIVYSQMMYMRNADLGFNKTQKLVIDTEGDPARMAFRNALTTLPNVRSVSMAGSVPGGDNPGAYSQIQNVKGEMQIANLDLYFVDFDYIPQYQMKIIAGRAFSRDFGSDTTQAMIVNEAAVKDFGYRSPKDIIGRKFDQWGRSGMIIGVVKDFHFHSLQEVIKPLSIRIEPDGCYLVTAEVPSGPQLPETIAAIEKEWKKDMPHRPFSYYFLDEYFDRQYRAEDRFGKLFLDFAILAIFISCLGLLGLASYSTLQRTKEIGIRKVLGASVRGIVGLLSKEFVLLVGVAFVVATPVAWYLMNRWLQDFAYKVSIAWWVFAAAGLTALVIALLTVSFQAIRAALANPVQSLRTE, encoded by the coding sequence ATGATCAAAAACTATCTCCTCGTAGCATTCCGGAACCTGTGGCGTCACAGGGCCTTCTCGCTGATCAACATCCTCGGCCTTACTGTAGGGTTGACCGCCTTTTTCCTCATCTTTCTGTACGTCCGGTTCGAACTGAGCTATGACAGCTTCAATACCAAGGCCGACCGGATTTACCGGGTGGTGGCGGACATCAAGACACCTACGGAAACCCTCAATTCGGGCGGACCCGCCTGGGCCGTAGGGGCCTTTATCAAAAAAGAATTCCCGGATGAGGTGGAAGCCGCCGTCCGGACGGATGAAAATAGTTTCCTGTTCCGGCGCGGGGACGTCAAATACCAGGAAGAACATTCTCTTTTGGCAGACTCCGATTTCTTCAAGGTGTTCGACTTTAAGCTGATCCATGGCGACCCGGCCACTTGTCTGAGGGAGCCGATGAGCGTGGTGTTGACGGAGTCCGCGGCCAAAAAATATTTTGGCTCGGAGAACCCGATGGGGAAAACCCTGATCATGACCTCTGACAATTTCAACACACAGGTCACGGGGGTGATGAAGGATATGCCGGAGAACTCGCAGATCAAAGCGGATGTGATCGTATCCATGACGACACGGACCTCACGGGCCCGTAGACTCGATTCGGCCTGGGGCAATTATGGGAACAGGACCTTTATTCTGCTCAAACCGGGCATCAATTATAAGTCCTTTCAAAACCGGCTCCCCGCCTTCCTGGACAAATACGACGGCGGGGAGATGAAGTCGTCCCAAATGTTCCCCACGCTTTTCCTGGAACCGCTCCGCTGGGTCTATCTCTATTCCACCCGGGACGACAGCAAGACGGGGCACATCACCAATGTCTACACCTTTACCATCGTTGCGTTGTTTATCCTGCTCATCGCTTGTTTCAATTTCGTCAACCTGACGACTGCCCGGGCGGCCGAGCGGGCGCGGGAGGTGGGCATCCGGAAGGTGGTCGGTGCGGTAAAGACCCAATTGTCCCGGCAGTTTATCGGTGAAAGCGTCGTGCTTTGCCTGATCGCCTTTATTCTTGCTTTAGCGTTGACGTCCGCGTTGCTCCCTTCGTTCAATAACCTCAGCGGGAAGGTCATCAGTCATACTATTTTTACCCATCCGCAATACATCCTTGTCCTCCTGGCAGTCGCCCTGGGCGTCGGCATCCTGGCGGGGATCTATCCCGCACTCGTGTTGTCTTCCTTTAAACCGGTGGAAACACTAAAGGGCCGGTTTTCTACGGGGACCCACGGCGTTTTTCTGAGACGGGGACTGGTCGTGGTGCAATTTACCATTTCCATCGGGCTGATCATCGGGACGATCATCGTTTACTCGCAGATGATGTATATGCGGAACGCGGACCTGGGTTTTAACAAAACCCAGAAGCTCGTCATCGACACCGAGGGAGACCCCGCGCGGATGGCGTTTCGCAATGCCCTGACCACCCTGCCGAATGTGCGCTCGGTCTCTATGGCGGGGAGTGTCCCGGGGGGTGATAACCCGGGGGCGTATTCGCAAATCCAGAACGTAAAAGGAGAAATGCAAATCGCCAACCTGGACCTTTATTTCGTCGACTTTGACTATATCCCTCAATACCAGATGAAGATCATCGCCGGCCGGGCCTTTTCAAGGGATTTCGGGTCGGACACCACCCAGGCCATGATCGTCAACGAAGCGGCTGTAAAGGATTTTGGGTACCGTTCGCCGAAAGACATCATCGGCCGCAAGTTCGACCAGTGGGGGAGAAGCGGGATGATCATCGGGGTCGTCAAGGACTTTCACTTCCATTCCCTCCAGGAAGTCATCAAACCCCTGAGCATCCGGATCGAGCCCGACGGGTGTTACCTGGTGACCGCGGAAGTGCCTTCGGGACCTCAGCTCCCGGAGACAATCGCCGCGATCGAAAAAGAGTGGAAAAAAGACATGCCGCACCGCCCGTTCAGCTACTATTTTCTGGATGAATATTTCGACCGCCAGTACCGGGCCGAGGACCGGTTTGGGAAACTGTTCCTGGACTTTGCGATCCTGGCCATCTTCATCTCCTGTCTGGGGCTGCTCGGCCTGGCGAGCTACAGCACCTTGCAACGGACCAAGGAGATCGGCATCCGCAAGGTGTTGGGCGCCTCGGTCAGGGGTATCGTAGGGCTTCTGTCGAAGGAATTCGTGTTGTTGGTAGGGGTTGCCTTCGTGGTAGCCACGCCCGTCGCCTGGTATCTCATGAACCGCTGGCTCCAGGATTTTGCCTATAAGGTCAGCATCGCCTGGTGGGTCTTTGCCGCGGCGGGCCTAACCGCACTGGTGATCGCCTTGCTGACGGTCAGCTTCCAGGCGATAAGGGCGGCGCTGGCCAATCCTGTTCAAAGCTTAAGAACTGAATGA